The Argopecten irradians isolate NY chromosome 6, Ai_NY, whole genome shotgun sequence genome has a window encoding:
- the LOC138324796 gene encoding NXPE family member 3-like, whose amino-acid sequence MADSFPVSLRWIIIGSVVTTFIFFTFSTLYRLKRLHGLDLKTTNEYDSNSTIPKGAAMKTINKYQYTDFDSYLSLVNISTSLVRVRRTEFRVGDEITVDIVLYNGRGERATVGGDMLRVWLRETTLKASVAGYVIDHGNGSYTGIVKAMWAGKPELMFAIGNTKEHIGIFMNVVQKYGVIEFLRAGFTNQNLTENTMCSVIPNIPNVKEYCNFTTLNFNMSFFCGKPKSLECEDWTVYERTGIQTCSDEQKSFFRSYRYLKKNVTFLKVSNKLSYARHSNVSCRNVNSTVTWHTHVPTGYFYSGQWKSLICKPLLKRRYIPYQKCLRNRPVLITGDSTTRNWFVPLARLLRLSITDGRQEIKDKAWHKFAEAINTSKGLYLYWAPHEIPFYSIEQNKDNFRSVASRINALPSNKSAIVILHWFGHLTRTTPQQYRDHVRSAKEAVLRLLKRSPNSDIFIKGPHAFTYKEFLEPFDYLCRVYKQILYEEFRDLQDKVYFIDQWDATVGNGNVHIHPKLPFFNEMMLNFVFSFIC is encoded by the exons ATGGCAGATTCCTTTCCTGTCTCCTTGCGATGGATTATTATCGGTTCTGTTGTAACAACATTCATCTTTTTCACATTCTCAACATTATATAGACTAAAACG GTTACATGGACTCGATCTCAAAACCACCAACGAATATGATTCAAATTCTACGATTCCGAAAGGAGCTGCCATGAAAACGATAAATAAATATCAGTATACCGACTTCGACAGTTATCTTTCATTAGTGAATATATCAACCTCATTGGTCAGGGTCCGGAGGACAGAGTTCAGAGTTGGAGATGAGATTACAGTTGATATAGTGTTGTACAATGGACGAGGAGAACGTGCTACAGTAGGGGGTGACATGCTCAGAGTCTGGCTCCGGGAAACCACTCTCAAGGCCTCGGTCGCCGGATACGTCATCGACCATGGAAATGGTTCATACACCGGAATCGTCAAAGCTATGTGGGCGGGTAAACCAGAACTTATGTTTGCGATTGGAAATACAAAAGAGCACATCGGGATTTTTATGAATGTTGTTCAGAAGTATGGAGTAATAGAATTTTTACGAGCAGGATTTACAAATCAGAATTTGACTGAAAACACAATGTGTAGTGTTATTCCAAATATTCCCAATGTGAAAGAGTACTGCAACTTTACAACACTGAACTTCAACATGTCCTTTTTCTGTGGCAAACCGAAATCATTGGAATGTGAAGACTGGACTGTGTATGAGCGAACAGGAATTCAGACGTGTAGCGATGAACAAAAATCGTTTTTTCG aTCTTATAGATACTTGAAGAAAAATGTTACCTTTCTAAAAGTGTCTAATA AACTTAGCTACGCCCGACACTCCAATGTTTCCTGCCGAAACGTCAACAGTACGGTCACATGGCATACTCACGTGCCCACTGGCTATTTCTACAGTGGTCAGTGGAAGTCCTTGATCTGTAAACCTTTACTAAAGCGTCGGTACATTCCATACCAAAAGTGCTTGAGGAACCGCCCAGTGCTGATAACGGGAGACTCTACAACACGGAACTGGTTCGTGCCTCTAGCACGACTGTTACGTTTAAGCATTACGGATGGTCGACAGGAAATAAAGGACAAGGCATGGCATAAATTTGCTGAAgctataaacactagtaaaGGATTATATTTATACTGGGCGCCACATGAAATTCCGTTTTACAGCATTgaacaaaataaagataattttcGATCAGTAGCCTCAAGAATAAACGCACTACCCTCAAATAAGAGCGCTATTGTTATATTGCATTGGTTCGGACATTTAACAAGAACGACACCCCAACAGTACAGGGACCATGTACGAAGTGCTAAAGAAGCTGTACTTCGACTGTTAAAGCGTTCACCAAACTCAGACATTTTCATTAAAGGTCCTCATGCCTTCACCTATAAAGAATTCCTCGAACCGTTTGATTATCTATGCAGagtttacaaacaaatattgtatgaGGAGTTCCGGGATTTGCAagataaagtttattttatagACCAATGGGACGCCACTGTAGGAAATggaaatgtacatatacaccctAAGCTTCCTTTCTTTAATGAGATGATGTTAAATTTTGTCTTTTCATTTATTTGCTGA
- the LOC138324798 gene encoding NXPE family member 3-like yields the protein MTDSFSVSFRRIIIGSVFTTFILFIFATLYGVKRLHGLDLKPTNEYDSNSTIPKGAAMKTINKYQYTDFDSYLSLVNISTSLVIVRRTEFRVGDEITVDIVLYNGRGERATVGGDMLRVWLRETTLKASVAGYVIDHGNGSYTGVVKAMWAGKPELMFAIGNTKEHIGIFMNVVQKYGVIEFLRAGFTNQNLTENTMCSVIPNIPNVKEYCNFTTLNFNMSFFCGKPKSLECEDWTVYERTGNHSCSKEHKAFFRSYRYLKKKVTFLKVSNKLSYARHPNVSCRNVNSTVTWHTHVPTGYFYSGQWKSLICKSLLQRRYIPYQRCLRNRPVLMTGDSTTRNWFKPLARLLRLSITDGRQEIKDKAWHKFGEAIKTSKGLYLYWAPHEIPFYSLEQNKDNFRSVASRIDALPSNKSPIVIMHWFGHLTRTTPQQYRDHVRSAKEAVLRLLKRSPNSDIFIKGPHSFTYNIFLEPFDYLSRVCKQILYEEFRDLQDKVYFIDQWDATVGNGNVDIHPTLPFFNEMMLNFVFSFIC from the exons ATGACAGATTCCTTCTCAGTCTCCTTTCGACGGATTATCATCGGTTCTGTTTTTACAACATTCATCTTGTTCATATTCGCAACATTATATGGAGTTAAACG GTTACATGGACTCGATCTCAAACCCACCAACGAATATGATTCAAATTCTACGATTCCGAAAGGAGCTGCCATGAAAACGATAAATAAATATCAGTATACCGACTTCGACAGTTATCTTTCATTAGTGAATATATCAACCTCATTGGTCATTGTCCGGAGGACAGAGTTCAGAGTTGGAGATGAGATTACAGTTGATATAGTGTTGTACAATGGACGAGGAGAACGTGCTACAGTAGGGGGTGACATGCTCAGAGTCTGGCTCCGGGAAACCACTCTCAAGGCCTCGGTCGCCGGATACGTCATCGACCATGGAAATGGTTCATACACCGGAGTCGTCAAAGCTATGTGGGCTGGTAAACCAGAACTGATGTTTGCGATTGGAAATACAAAAGAGCACATCGGGATTTTTATGAATGTTGTTCAGAAATATGGAGTAATAGAATTTTTACGAGCAGGATTTACAAATCAGAATTTGACTGAGAACACAATGTGTAGTGTTATTCCAAATATTCCCAATGTGAAAGAGTACTGCAACTTTACAACACTAAACTTCAACATGTCCTTTTTCTGTGGCAAACCGAAATCATTGGAATGTGAAGACTGGACTGTGTATGAGCGAACAGGAAACCATTCGTGTAGTAAAGAACACAAAGCATTTTTTCG atcTTATAGATACCTGAAGAAAAAAGTTACCTTTCTAAAAGTGTCTAATA AACTTAGCTACGCCCGACACCCCAATGTTTCCTGCCGAAACGTCAACAGTACGGTCACATGGCATACTCACGTGCCCACTGGCTATTTCTACAGTGGTCAGTGGAAGTCCTTGATCTGTAAATCGCTCCTACAGCGACGGTACATTCCATATCAAAGGTGCTTGAGGAACCGCCCAGTGCTGATGACCGGAGACTCTACAACACGGAACTGGTTCAAGCCTCTAGCACGACTGTTACGTTTAAGCATTACGGATGGTCGACAGGAAATAAAGGACAAGGCATGGCACAAATTTGGTGAAGCTATAAAAACTAGTAAAGGATTATATTTATACTGGGCGCCACATGAAATTCCGTTTTACAGCCTTGAACAAAACAAAGATAACTTTCGATCAGTAGCCTCAAGAATAGACGCACTACCCTCAAATAAGAGCCCTATTGTTATAATGCATTGGTTCGGACATCTAACAAGAACGACACCGCAACAGTATAGGGACCATGTACGAAGTGCTAAAGAAGCTGTACTTCGACTGTTAAAGCGTTCACCAAACTCAGACATTTTCATAAAAGGGCCACACTCTTTCACATATAACATTTTTCTCGAACCGTTTGATTATTTAAGCAgagtttgtaaacaaatattgtatgaGGAGTTCCGGGATTTGCAagataaagtttattttatagACCAATGGGACGCCACTGTAGGAAATGGAAATGTGGATATACACCCTACGCTTCCTTTCTTTAATGAGATGATGTTAAATTTTGTCTTTTCATTTATTTGCTGA